One part of the Xylanimonas allomyrinae genome encodes these proteins:
- a CDS encoding DUF4012 domain-containing protein, which translates to MAHDGWGDGWSDVAVGRAPRRPLAETAEFRRTRRRRRLWVVSGIVAVVIGVAAYGAWLASDVLRARDALDQVAAAVPGLERQLREDPQAAEAALADVQRSAHTASAATHGPQWTLASALPWVGDDARALGTLSTSVDHLVTDVLPRLSAAAEAVRPDAVTPRDGRLDLAPLIAVRDDVVSADTTVKGELDAVSSLDRDGLMGPLAQATAQVEDQLRSVHSVTATAARAAVLLPAMLGADGPRDWLVIAQNNAEPRATGGIPGAILHVRADDGRLTVVEHVAAGSLGPFDQPVLALDDSEEALFGTQLGRWSQDVTLTPDFPRAATLLQAMWTSAGHPDVSGVLSVDPVLLQSLLAASAPVSFTDPDGESVTLDGTNTAQYLMADVYAAFPDPAEQDAVFGLASEAVLTQFQTGTSDGGALIDALAEGARQGRLTVWSADPQEQKLVHGTVLSGELRGVVPVGETNAPLVGVYLNMTTAGKTGYYLSTEAEVTDAAPLDNAAQALTVRVRLTNRLSPAQAAHLPAYVLGDGPSDGTVRVNVLVYAPASGAVDSVTLVADGSTGVFAQEQDGLDVGARTVTIAPGQTQELEVRLRTGPGQPLTPHLRVTPGVLQGTAP; encoded by the coding sequence ATGGCTCACGACGGCTGGGGAGACGGGTGGTCGGACGTTGCCGTCGGCCGGGCACCGAGACGCCCGCTCGCCGAGACGGCCGAGTTCCGTCGGACGCGGCGTCGTCGGCGCCTGTGGGTCGTCTCCGGGATCGTTGCCGTCGTCATCGGCGTGGCGGCCTATGGCGCGTGGCTCGCGTCCGACGTGCTCCGCGCACGCGACGCCCTGGACCAGGTCGCGGCCGCCGTGCCCGGCCTCGAGCGGCAGCTGCGCGAGGACCCGCAGGCCGCCGAGGCCGCACTGGCCGACGTCCAGCGCTCCGCTCACACGGCCAGCGCCGCCACGCACGGCCCGCAGTGGACGCTGGCCTCCGCCCTGCCCTGGGTGGGTGACGACGCACGGGCCCTGGGCACGTTGTCGACGAGCGTGGACCACCTCGTCACCGACGTGCTGCCGCGCCTCTCGGCTGCGGCCGAGGCGGTACGCCCCGACGCCGTGACCCCCCGCGACGGCCGCCTCGACCTCGCGCCGCTGATCGCGGTGAGGGACGACGTCGTGTCCGCCGACACGACGGTCAAGGGCGAGCTCGACGCGGTGAGCAGCCTCGATCGCGACGGGCTGATGGGACCGCTCGCGCAGGCCACCGCCCAGGTGGAGGACCAGCTGCGCTCGGTGCATTCGGTGACGGCGACGGCGGCACGCGCCGCGGTGCTGCTGCCGGCGATGCTCGGGGCCGACGGTCCGCGCGACTGGCTGGTGATCGCGCAGAACAACGCCGAACCTCGCGCCACGGGCGGCATCCCCGGCGCGATCCTGCACGTGCGGGCGGACGACGGACGCCTGACGGTCGTCGAGCACGTGGCGGCCGGGAGCCTCGGACCGTTCGACCAGCCCGTCCTGGCGCTCGACGACAGCGAGGAGGCGCTGTTCGGCACCCAGCTCGGCCGGTGGAGCCAGGACGTGACGCTGACGCCCGACTTCCCGCGAGCTGCGACGCTGCTTCAGGCCATGTGGACGAGCGCGGGGCATCCGGACGTCTCGGGCGTGCTCTCCGTCGACCCGGTCCTGCTCCAGTCGCTGCTCGCAGCGTCCGCACCGGTCTCGTTCACCGACCCGGACGGGGAGTCGGTCACGCTGGACGGCACGAACACCGCGCAGTACCTCATGGCGGACGTGTATGCGGCCTTCCCCGATCCCGCCGAGCAGGACGCCGTGTTCGGCCTGGCCAGCGAGGCCGTTCTCACGCAGTTCCAGACGGGGACCAGCGACGGCGGAGCGCTGATCGACGCGCTGGCCGAGGGCGCCCGCCAGGGTCGCCTGACGGTCTGGTCGGCCGATCCCCAGGAGCAGAAGCTCGTGCACGGCACGGTCCTGTCCGGCGAGCTGCGTGGCGTGGTCCCCGTCGGCGAGACCAACGCGCCTCTCGTCGGCGTCTACCTCAACATGACGACGGCGGGCAAGACGGGCTACTACCTGAGCACCGAGGCCGAGGTGACGGACGCCGCACCTCTCGACAACGCCGCGCAGGCCCTCACCGTGCGGGTCCGGCTGACCAACCGCCTCTCGCCCGCACAGGCCGCTCACCTGCCTGCCTACGTGCTCGGCGACGGGCCGTCCGACGGGACCGTCCGAGTCAACGTGCTCGTGTACGCGCCGGCGAGCGGCGCCGTGGACTCCGTCACGCTCGTCGCGGACGGCAGCACCGGCGTCTTCGCCCAGGAGCAGGACGGGCTCGACGTCGGCGCCCGTACGGTCACCATCGCGCCGGGGCAGACGCAGGAGCTGGAGGTTCGCCTGCGCACGGGGCCGGGCCAGCCGCTCACCCCGCACCTGCGTGTCACGCCGGGCGTGCTCCAGGGCACGGCCCCGTAG
- a CDS encoding glycosyltransferase produces the protein MSTLKVAFFRHTVFLPSEPFIPLQMRTVSDDTVLIARDPVQRPVDDIPVITLSDQGRTARAAHMLGRSRPLRSALRVADADVLHAQFGVEGLYSIAAARREGIAHFTTFHGYDAALDRNALLRARKVAWVRYAAQRRALLRSESHLLAVSEYVARNLVRHGARPDRVRVHFLGTDVDAVTQSPVPEAPTIVHVARLAEVKGGVYLLRAMRHVLRAVPDATLRLVGSGPLEHDLRTLADELGISSSVTFEGALPHDEAIDSIRSARVAVLPSITSGAGQAEAASQVLQEAAALGRPVVATRSGGIPEVVVDGVTGLLVPERDVGALAERITHLLQSPVDAQKLGSAGRRYAEQHFNARVQGALLAGLYRRALDGRAL, from the coding sequence GTGAGCACCCTGAAGGTCGCCTTCTTCCGACACACCGTCTTCCTTCCGTCCGAGCCGTTCATCCCGCTGCAGATGCGGACCGTCTCGGACGACACCGTGCTGATCGCGCGAGACCCCGTGCAACGACCGGTCGACGACATCCCTGTCATCACGCTGAGCGATCAGGGGCGAACCGCGCGGGCGGCCCACATGCTGGGCCGGTCCCGACCGCTGCGGTCCGCTCTCCGCGTGGCTGATGCGGATGTGCTCCATGCGCAGTTCGGAGTAGAGGGCCTGTACTCGATCGCCGCGGCCCGACGGGAGGGGATCGCGCACTTCACGACGTTCCACGGATACGACGCCGCACTGGACCGCAACGCCCTCCTGCGAGCCAGGAAGGTGGCTTGGGTCCGGTACGCCGCCCAGAGACGCGCTCTGCTGCGGTCGGAGTCGCACCTGCTGGCGGTGTCCGAATACGTGGCCCGGAACCTGGTGCGTCACGGTGCACGGCCGGATCGCGTCCGAGTTCACTTCCTGGGCACGGACGTCGACGCGGTCACGCAGTCGCCGGTTCCCGAAGCCCCGACCATCGTGCACGTGGCCCGCCTGGCCGAGGTCAAGGGCGGCGTCTACCTGTTGCGGGCCATGCGTCACGTGCTGCGCGCAGTACCCGATGCCACGCTGCGGCTCGTCGGAAGCGGACCCCTGGAGCACGACCTGCGGACGTTGGCGGACGAGCTGGGGATCAGCTCGTCCGTCACCTTCGAGGGTGCGCTCCCCCACGACGAGGCCATCGACAGCATCCGGTCGGCTCGTGTCGCCGTGTTGCCAAGCATCACCAGCGGAGCCGGACAGGCCGAGGCCGCGTCGCAGGTGCTGCAGGAGGCCGCCGCCCTCGGACGTCCCGTCGTGGCCACTCGGAGCGGCGGCATCCCCGAGGTGGTGGTCGACGGCGTGACGGGCCTGCTCGTGCCCGAGCGCGATGTCGGCGCCCTCGCGGAGAGGATCACCCACCTGCTTCAGTCCCCGGTCGACGCTCAGAAGCTGGGCAGCGCAGGACGACGGTACGCGGAGCAGCACTTCAACGCCCGGGTCCAGGGTGCCCTCCTTGCGGGGCTCTATCGCCGCGCCCTGGACGGGAGAGCACTGTGA
- a CDS encoding glycosyltransferase family 4 protein: MIARSLPAHGGGGMERVTEDLVTRWARTGHSVTVVTTPFSVKPGDGSSDPYPGLLDVVTLPGRPGRYSSRWGKALARLSFDEFDVVFSVSSAARTLLGAKTTRPVVLQAHGTSLDEIRAKIANRSVRSLVRLPKNLFWLGRDLHDYARYDAVVGVGPAVTQTLTRTLPRRFRPRTYIELGNGVPKSAEDSEGAIRAGAVFVGRLHREKGVDLAVRAAVSAGVPLLICGDGPERHRLERLRDRLGSTSPVEFAGHLAPPEVRRAVRRAAVMLVPSRRREVGLNLAVLEALTEGTPVVISRALAESFGGDLPTGVTMADGVADLTAALRRTVDGTVDNALIAAGAVGFDVDRVAERYIDAFREVVAHAQEGQA, from the coding sequence GTGATCGCACGTTCGCTTCCTGCGCACGGCGGCGGCGGGATGGAGCGGGTCACGGAAGACCTGGTCACGCGGTGGGCTCGCACCGGCCACAGCGTGACCGTCGTGACCACTCCCTTCTCGGTGAAACCTGGGGACGGCTCCTCGGACCCGTATCCCGGCCTTCTGGACGTGGTGACCCTCCCTGGCCGGCCCGGGCGCTACAGCTCACGCTGGGGCAAGGCGCTGGCGAGGCTCAGCTTCGACGAGTTCGACGTCGTCTTCTCGGTCAGTTCTGCCGCGCGCACTCTCCTCGGAGCGAAGACCACCAGACCGGTCGTCCTTCAGGCGCACGGGACGTCGCTCGACGAGATCCGCGCCAAGATCGCCAACCGATCCGTCCGCAGTCTGGTACGCCTGCCGAAGAACCTGTTCTGGCTGGGCCGCGACCTTCACGACTACGCCCGTTACGACGCCGTCGTCGGGGTCGGCCCTGCCGTGACGCAGACGCTCACGCGAACCCTGCCCCGCCGGTTCCGGCCCCGCACCTACATCGAACTGGGCAACGGGGTGCCGAAGTCGGCCGAGGACTCCGAAGGTGCGATCCGCGCGGGGGCCGTGTTCGTGGGGCGACTGCACCGCGAGAAGGGCGTGGACCTTGCCGTGCGCGCCGCGGTCTCGGCGGGCGTCCCCCTGCTGATCTGCGGCGACGGACCAGAACGTCACAGACTGGAGAGGCTGCGAGACCGTCTGGGAAGCACCAGCCCCGTCGAGTTTGCCGGGCATCTGGCGCCGCCAGAGGTGCGCCGAGCGGTCCGCCGGGCGGCCGTCATGCTCGTGCCTTCGCGCCGCCGCGAGGTGGGTCTGAACCTGGCCGTGCTCGAAGCGCTGACCGAAGGCACCCCGGTCGTCATCAGCCGGGCCCTCGCCGAGAGCTTCGGCGGCGACCTTCCGACAGGCGTCACCATGGCGGATGGCGTCGCCGACCTCACCGCGGCACTGCGCAGGACTGTCGACGGCACGGTCGACAACGCGCTCATCGCCGCCGGCGCGGTCGGGTTCGACGTCGATCGAGTGGCAGAGCGCTACATCGATGCCTTCCGCGAGGTCGTCGCTCACGCCCAGGAGGGCCAGGCGTGA
- a CDS encoding polysaccharide biosynthesis tyrosine autokinase, which translates to MELSDILALLRKRWITVAVVGMLGITVGLALSLLTTPRYSATSQVFVSVRGSDSTTDLLQGSNFTVRQVKSYTELISSPRVLQPVIDDLGLSMNASALAEQVHADSPTDTVLINVKVSDASPEKAAAISNAVAGSLATVVSELETPPGGGNSPVQLSTVRQASVPISPTSPNLKLDIVVGLLAGVGVGVALAILRDLLDTRVRSRSDVENIASDFPLLGVIGLEPGIANRPLVIQDSPHSLRAEALRRLRTNLQFLSTGSHDHTFVITSSLPSEGKSTTSINLAITQAEAGARVVLVDADLRRPSVASYLGIEGSVGLTTVLIGRAGIDDVVQPWGNGNLDVITAGQIPPNPSELLGSQAMSDFLADLRRRYDVVIVDTAPLLPVTDGAILARLAGGAIIVVGADTVHRQQLEAALTTLGTVGAPVLGLVLNRARARATGSEYGYYEYTSSGGTTVPAR; encoded by the coding sequence ATGGAACTCAGTGACATTCTCGCCCTGCTGCGGAAGCGATGGATCACCGTCGCCGTCGTCGGGATGCTCGGGATCACCGTCGGTCTCGCACTCTCGTTGTTGACGACACCGAGGTACTCGGCCACCTCGCAGGTCTTCGTGTCCGTACGGGGCTCGGACAGCACAACGGACCTGCTGCAGGGATCGAACTTCACGGTGCGCCAGGTGAAGTCGTACACGGAACTCATCTCATCGCCCCGGGTGCTCCAGCCAGTGATCGACGACCTCGGGCTCTCCATGAACGCCTCCGCTCTCGCCGAACAGGTCCACGCCGACTCACCGACCGACACCGTCCTCATCAATGTGAAGGTCAGCGACGCATCACCGGAGAAGGCCGCCGCGATCTCGAACGCCGTCGCCGGCTCGCTCGCCACGGTGGTGAGCGAGCTCGAGACACCGCCTGGCGGCGGCAACTCTCCCGTCCAGCTCTCGACGGTCCGGCAGGCATCCGTTCCGATCTCGCCGACGTCCCCGAACCTGAAGCTGGACATCGTCGTCGGACTTCTCGCCGGGGTGGGCGTCGGCGTGGCGCTGGCCATCCTTCGGGATCTTCTGGACACGCGCGTACGCAGCCGCTCCGACGTCGAGAACATCGCGTCCGACTTCCCGTTGCTCGGCGTCATCGGACTTGAGCCGGGCATCGCGAACCGCCCCCTCGTCATCCAGGACTCGCCCCACTCGCTGCGCGCCGAGGCGCTACGGCGCCTGCGGACCAACCTGCAGTTCCTCAGCACCGGGAGTCACGACCACACCTTCGTGATCACGTCCTCGCTGCCTTCCGAGGGCAAGTCGACGACGTCGATCAATCTCGCGATCACCCAGGCCGAGGCTGGTGCGCGGGTCGTGCTGGTCGACGCCGACCTCAGGCGCCCGTCGGTCGCGAGCTACCTCGGCATCGAGGGATCCGTCGGGCTGACGACGGTGCTGATCGGCCGCGCAGGGATCGACGACGTCGTGCAGCCGTGGGGCAACGGGAACCTCGACGTCATCACGGCTGGCCAGATCCCGCCGAACCCGTCCGAGCTGCTCGGCTCGCAGGCGATGTCGGACTTCCTCGCCGACCTGAGGCGGCGGTACGACGTCGTGATCGTCGACACCGCCCCCCTGCTGCCCGTCACCGACGGCGCGATCCTCGCCCGTCTCGCCGGAGGGGCGATCATCGTCGTCGGCGCCGACACCGTGCACCGGCAGCAGCTTGAGGCCGCGCTCACCACGCTCGGGACGGTCGGCGCGCCCGTGCTGGGCCTCGTGCTCAACCGTGCGCGGGCGCGCGCGACGGGCAGCGAGTACGGGTACTACGAGTACACCTCGTCGGGGGGCACGACCGTTCCGGCCAGGTGA
- a CDS encoding CAP domain-containing protein, producing the protein MPGPRAFWAGALVPTAALVALCGACAPAPAPATAPPTPADPVAYASALVQATNEARAAERLPALRTSSCATDQARQRLGPLLGGRKLTHASLVPVTHACAPPSGMSAENLSRAAASPGAVVDAWLASPGHRANLLDPDLTEVGVACTADGDRADAPMLCSQVFLG; encoded by the coding sequence ATGCCCGGACCGCGAGCGTTCTGGGCCGGCGCCCTCGTGCCGACGGCGGCGCTGGTCGCGCTGTGCGGCGCGTGCGCCCCTGCACCCGCGCCGGCCACGGCGCCGCCGACGCCGGCCGATCCCGTCGCCTACGCCTCCGCGCTGGTGCAGGCCACCAACGAGGCGCGGGCCGCTGAGCGCCTGCCCGCGCTGCGCACCTCCTCGTGCGCCACCGACCAGGCACGCCAGCGCCTGGGGCCTCTGCTGGGCGGGCGCAAGCTCACCCATGCCTCGCTCGTGCCCGTCACCCACGCGTGCGCTCCCCCGTCGGGCATGTCCGCCGAGAACCTCAGCCGTGCCGCGGCCTCCCCCGGCGCGGTCGTCGACGCCTGGCTCGCATCCCCCGGTCACCGTGCGAACCTCCTCGACCCCGACCTCACCGAGGTGGGTGTCGCGTGCACCGCCGACGGGGACCGCGCCGATGCACCGATGCTGTGCTCCCAGGTCTTCCTCGGCTGA
- a CDS encoding Trm112 family protein, with the protein MDPWVRDLLRCPVTGATLVDGVSPAGEPELHSTDPQRPLAYPVREGIPVLLESDARPLPH; encoded by the coding sequence ATGGACCCGTGGGTGCGTGACCTGCTGCGCTGCCCGGTGACCGGCGCCACGCTGGTCGACGGCGTGAGCCCGGCGGGCGAGCCCGAGCTGCACTCGACCGACCCGCAGCGCCCGCTGGCCTACCCGGTGCGCGAGGGCATCCCCGTGCTGCTGGAGTCGGACGCGCGGCCGCTGCCGCACTGA
- a CDS encoding HAD-IC family P-type ATPase has translation MSAGLEIDESLLTGESDPVPKPPGDDVRSGSIVVAGQGRVQVTRVGADSYAARIAAEARRFSLTRSELQAGTNRLLRWISLLMVAVAPVLVWSQMRSAANHGWRDALTAVVAALVGMVPEGLVLLTSLAFVLGVITLARRSTLVQELPAVEGLARVDVVCLDKTGTLTHGDIVFDRVEAVGPDGADVVGADVVGAGVVGAALGLFRDEPNATGAAVADAFDPSPWEVVATIPFSSVRKWAAVSVADATWVLGAPERVLVAPEGERAHTMLARAHEIASGGSRVLVLARTASALAVDASAGATLPGGLDPVALVVLAERLRPDAAQTLAYFTRQGVALKVISGDNPRTVGAVAARVGVPGVSGPDDAVDATTLPDDVDALADVLERHSVFGRVTPQQKRAMVGALQSRGHVVAMTGDGVNDALALKDADIGVAMGSGSAATKAVAQLVLLDGRFAHLPQVVAEGRRVIANIERAANLFLTKNVYSLVLALSVAVTGSTFPLEPIQLTLISALTIGVPGFFLALAPNDRRYVPGFLRRVLRFAVPVGVLVAAAAYTGFRVAQVVEPGTTPVHARTVSTIVVLLIGLWTVGVLARPFNRWKALLVLGLAAAGAAAVLVPPVARHLFLLAVTPARLAVAVVVGAAGAALVEVVHRVTARAAARAAARAAGSGAPPRGRPPGPKPGPS, from the coding sequence GTGAGCGCGGGCCTGGAGATCGACGAGTCGCTCCTGACCGGGGAGTCCGACCCGGTGCCGAAGCCACCCGGCGACGACGTGCGGTCGGGCTCGATCGTCGTCGCCGGGCAGGGCCGGGTCCAGGTGACGCGCGTCGGCGCCGACTCGTACGCGGCGCGGATCGCCGCCGAGGCGCGCCGGTTCTCGCTGACCCGCTCCGAGCTGCAGGCCGGCACCAACCGGTTGCTGCGCTGGATCTCGCTGCTCATGGTGGCCGTGGCGCCCGTCCTCGTGTGGAGCCAGATGCGCAGCGCTGCCAACCACGGGTGGCGTGACGCGCTCACCGCGGTGGTCGCCGCGCTCGTCGGCATGGTGCCGGAGGGGCTCGTGCTGCTGACGTCGCTGGCCTTCGTGCTCGGCGTGATCACGCTCGCGCGGCGCAGCACGCTCGTCCAGGAGCTGCCGGCCGTGGAAGGGCTCGCACGGGTCGACGTCGTGTGCCTGGACAAGACCGGGACGCTCACCCACGGTGACATCGTGTTCGACAGGGTCGAGGCCGTCGGACCCGATGGGGCGGACGTGGTCGGGGCGGACGTGGTCGGGGCGGGCGTGGTCGGGGCGGCGCTCGGACTGTTCCGGGACGAGCCGAACGCGACCGGCGCGGCCGTCGCCGACGCGTTCGACCCGAGCCCGTGGGAGGTCGTGGCGACGATCCCGTTCTCCTCGGTGCGCAAGTGGGCCGCCGTGTCGGTCGCCGACGCGACGTGGGTGCTCGGAGCGCCCGAGCGGGTGCTCGTCGCGCCGGAGGGCGAGCGCGCGCACACGATGCTCGCGCGCGCCCACGAGATCGCGTCGGGGGGCAGCCGGGTCCTCGTCCTGGCGCGGACGGCCTCGGCGCTCGCGGTGGACGCCTCGGCCGGGGCGACGCTGCCCGGGGGCCTGGACCCGGTGGCGCTGGTCGTGCTCGCCGAGCGTCTGCGGCCCGACGCCGCGCAGACCCTCGCGTACTTCACCCGCCAGGGGGTCGCCCTCAAGGTCATCTCGGGCGACAACCCGCGGACCGTGGGGGCGGTCGCCGCGCGCGTCGGGGTGCCCGGGGTGTCCGGGCCCGACGACGCCGTCGACGCCACGACCCTCCCGGACGACGTCGACGCCCTCGCCGACGTGCTCGAACGGCACTCCGTCTTCGGTCGCGTGACACCGCAGCAGAAGCGCGCGATGGTCGGGGCGCTCCAGAGCCGCGGCCACGTCGTGGCGATGACGGGAGACGGGGTCAACGACGCCCTCGCCCTCAAGGACGCCGACATCGGCGTCGCGATGGGGTCGGGCTCGGCCGCGACCAAGGCCGTCGCGCAGCTCGTCCTCCTGGACGGCCGCTTCGCCCACCTGCCGCAGGTCGTGGCCGAGGGGCGGCGCGTCATCGCCAACATCGAGCGGGCCGCCAACCTCTTCCTGACCAAGAACGTGTACTCGCTGGTCCTCGCGCTCAGCGTGGCCGTCACCGGCAGCACGTTCCCGCTCGAGCCGATCCAGCTCACGCTGATCTCGGCGCTGACGATCGGGGTGCCCGGCTTCTTCCTGGCGCTCGCGCCGAACGACCGGCGGTACGTGCCAGGGTTCCTGCGCCGCGTGCTGCGTTTCGCGGTACCCGTCGGCGTGCTCGTCGCTGCGGCGGCCTACACGGGGTTCCGGGTGGCCCAGGTGGTCGAGCCGGGGACGACTCCCGTGCACGCGCGCACCGTGTCGACGATCGTCGTGCTGCTGATCGGGTTGTGGACGGTGGGTGTGCTCGCGCGACCGTTCAACCGGTGGAAGGCGCTGCTCGTGCTGGGCCTGGCCGCCGCCGGCGCCGCGGCCGTGCTCGTCCCTCCGGTCGCCCGGCACCTGTTCCTGCTGGCCGTGACGCCGGCCCGCCTCGCCGTCGCCGTCGTCGTCGGGGCGGCCGGGGCGGCACTCGTGGAGGTGGTGCACCGGGTCACTGCCCGTGCCGCCGCCCGCGCCGCCGCCCGCGCGGCGGGGAGCGGCGCGCCGCCGCGCGGGCGGCCGCCGGGCCCCAAGCCTGGGCCGTCGTGA
- a CDS encoding O-antigen ligase family protein, translating into MRPVLLAVAGLAYLVVLWSLHPRLQAWWLAFLMVPQVYLPGLPLTLAEATAAAVVVQALGRQRRAMSNRPVVAGAVVCALASLIAAAYSPDRNAALSTAFRFALFAGLIHASASLFPERSDRLRAMWALAPWIALEAALAIYFRARPEQELVFMRTRVADTIVGPWAAGLFDGQVNNVLDPLKSGGLFVNGNVASMFLGASMFFCLLLFRLSRRRAALFLACLSGVAAIATGSKTGAVLTVVLLVVAALLQWARTWSRLAFVLALLPLLLLIAVQGANRLERAIPVFGKESLDSLDSRLPLWRLVEQVFFAHPTLGLGYGGWQEAAQTTLPPHNLLIAAWANGGLLLLGGVLLTIGAVLRKCLQALGDARVPRLAGTAATCIFTWVFLHGMADNTAIYGESKTMILLVLALSWVTPARETSEEGPAANEPRSVVTDAGRRSLVPSLEGACV; encoded by the coding sequence GTGAGGCCCGTCCTGCTCGCAGTCGCGGGACTGGCGTACCTCGTCGTGCTGTGGTCGCTCCACCCACGGCTCCAAGCGTGGTGGCTTGCCTTCCTCATGGTGCCGCAGGTCTATCTCCCTGGCCTGCCCCTGACCCTGGCCGAGGCCACCGCGGCCGCCGTCGTGGTTCAGGCGCTCGGCCGCCAGCGACGCGCGATGAGCAACCGACCCGTCGTCGCCGGTGCCGTCGTCTGTGCGCTCGCCTCGTTGATCGCCGCGGCATACTCGCCGGACCGCAACGCCGCCCTGTCGACGGCCTTCCGGTTCGCTCTCTTCGCCGGCCTGATCCACGCGAGCGCCTCACTGTTTCCGGAACGGTCCGATCGCCTCAGGGCGATGTGGGCGTTGGCACCCTGGATCGCCCTGGAGGCGGCGCTCGCCATCTACTTCCGCGCCCGGCCCGAACAAGAGCTCGTCTTCATGCGGACCCGCGTCGCCGACACCATCGTCGGCCCCTGGGCAGCCGGGCTCTTCGATGGTCAGGTGAACAACGTCCTCGACCCGCTCAAGTCCGGAGGGCTCTTCGTCAACGGAAACGTCGCCTCCATGTTTCTCGGCGCTTCGATGTTCTTCTGCCTGCTCCTGTTCCGGCTGTCACGGCGGCGTGCCGCCCTCTTCCTTGCGTGCCTGTCAGGCGTCGCGGCGATCGCGACCGGATCGAAGACCGGCGCGGTTCTCACCGTCGTGCTGCTCGTCGTGGCCGCATTGCTTCAGTGGGCGAGAACGTGGTCGCGGCTGGCGTTCGTGCTGGCACTGCTGCCGCTGCTCCTGCTGATCGCCGTGCAAGGGGCGAACAGGCTCGAGCGTGCGATCCCGGTGTTCGGCAAGGAAAGCCTCGACTCGCTCGACTCACGGCTACCGCTGTGGCGCCTCGTCGAGCAGGTGTTCTTCGCCCATCCCACGCTCGGGCTCGGCTATGGCGGTTGGCAGGAGGCCGCTCAGACCACCCTTCCACCCCACAACCTCCTGATCGCCGCATGGGCGAACGGGGGTCTTCTCCTGCTCGGAGGGGTGCTGCTGACCATCGGTGCCGTGCTCCGGAAGTGCCTGCAGGCACTGGGTGACGCGCGCGTCCCCCGGCTGGCCGGAACCGCGGCCACCTGCATCTTCACATGGGTGTTCCTGCACGGGATGGCCGACAACACCGCGATCTACGGCGAGTCCAAGACGATGATCTTGCTGGTGCTCGCACTCTCGTGGGTCACACCTGCCCGCGAGACCAGCGAGGAAGGGCCGGCGGCGAACGAGCCCCGGTCCGTGGTCACGGACGCGGGTCGACGCTCCCTCGTGCCGTCGCTGGAGGGCGCGTGCGTGTGA